A single genomic interval of Spirosoma linguale DSM 74 harbors:
- a CDS encoding tRNA/rRNA methyltransferase (SpoU) (PFAM: tRNA/rRNA methyltransferase (SpoU)~KEGG: bba:Bd1732 putative tRNA/rRNA methyltransferase): MPPRKLSLDELNRLSVSDFKEAEKFAYCLILDDIRSLNNVGSVFRTADAFRAEKLYLCGITGQPPHRDITKTALGATESVAWEHVTDVTALVKQLQADGWLVAAVEQADGSTSLADFSPEPNKPYAFVLGNEVTGVCDEVIQAADLVLEIPQFGTKHSLNIAVTAGIICWDFLQKK, from the coding sequence ATGCCCCCTCGTAAACTCTCCCTCGACGAACTTAACCGCCTGTCGGTATCTGACTTTAAAGAAGCCGAAAAATTCGCTTACTGTCTCATTCTGGACGATATCCGAAGTCTGAACAACGTAGGGTCGGTGTTCAGAACGGCCGACGCCTTTAGGGCAGAAAAACTTTATTTATGCGGTATTACGGGCCAGCCACCCCACCGCGACATTACCAAAACGGCACTGGGAGCTACCGAATCAGTTGCCTGGGAGCACGTAACGGATGTAACAGCGTTGGTAAAGCAATTACAGGCAGACGGCTGGCTGGTTGCAGCGGTAGAACAGGCAGATGGCAGTACTTCGCTGGCGGATTTCAGCCCGGAGCCAAACAAACCGTATGCGTTTGTGTTGGGTAATGAAGTAACAGGTGTGTGTGATGAGGTTATTCAGGCGGCTGATCTAGTCCTCGAAATTCCTCAATTCGGTACGAAACATTCGCTCAACATTGCCGTAACGGCTGGCATTATTTGTTGGGATTTTCTTCAAAAGAAATAA
- a CDS encoding DNA mismatch repair protein MutS (KEGG: geo:Geob_2761 DNA mismatch repair protein MutS~TIGRFAM: DNA mismatch repair protein MutS~PFAM: DNA mismatch repair protein MutS domain protein; MutS II domain protein; MutS IV domain protein; MutS III domain protein~SMART: DNA mismatch repair protein MutS domain protein; MutS III domain protein), protein MKSTTAAKPQVKKNETPLNRQYNQIKAKYPGALLLFRVGDFYETFGEDAVRASKILGITLTKRNNGGANEELAGFPHHSLDTHLPKLVRAGERVAICDQLEDPSVAKGIVRRGVTELVTPGVSFNDNVLDTRRNNYLAAVHFGKADDTFGISFLDISTGEFLASQGNSAYVDKLLQSFNPSEVLYCKRNRQEFGSLFGDKFHTYTLEDWAFTYDFGYNFLKQHFQTTSLKGFGIEGMPDGIIAAGVIMHYLNETEHKDLQHITRVTRLEEDRYVWLDRFTIRNLELTVAQQEGGVPLIQILDQTVTPMGARLLRKWLSLPLKEKALIDERLNMVDLLVNDLDLADAMVNHLRQIGDLERLVSKVAVRRISPRELLQLKRSLQHVLPIKELLITALSQNELAGLHAGSLKKYADQLNPVAFLLDRIETELREDPPTLSNQGGMIKPGINAELDELTAIAYSGKDYLLQLQEREVQRTGITSLKIAYNKVFGYYLEVTHAHKNRVPEDWIRKQTLVNAERYITPELKEYEDKILNAEEQIFQIEARMFNELVIAAGEYVGAIQQNARVLSVLDVLASFGRVAVKNKYVRPSINESKVLDIKDGRHPVIEQQLPPGEPYIPNDVYLDDETQQIIIITGPNMAGKSALLRQTALIVLMAQSGSFVPASSAEIGIVDKIFTRVGASDNLSRGESTFMVEMTETASILNNLSERSLILMDEIGRGTSTYDGVSIAWSITEYLHNKTDCRPKTLFATHYHELNDLAADNHRIRNYNVSVKELGNKVIFLRKLKEGGSEHSFGIHVAQMAGMPAQIVSRANEILKQLESSHQRETNKEKIREAVPQERELALRIIESGDPKSEAIKEKLRAIDVNRLTPIEALLKLNELLKMAE, encoded by the coding sequence GTGAAATCAACCACCGCAGCAAAGCCTCAGGTTAAGAAAAACGAAACACCCCTCAACCGCCAATACAACCAGATTAAAGCTAAATATCCCGGCGCGTTGCTGCTCTTTCGTGTCGGTGATTTCTACGAAACCTTCGGCGAAGATGCTGTGCGAGCCAGCAAAATTTTGGGCATTACCCTCACCAAACGGAATAACGGTGGCGCCAATGAAGAACTCGCCGGTTTTCCGCACCACTCGCTCGATACGCACCTACCTAAACTCGTTCGGGCGGGCGAACGCGTGGCCATCTGCGATCAGCTGGAAGACCCCTCGGTAGCTAAAGGGATCGTGCGAAGGGGTGTAACGGAGCTGGTAACACCCGGCGTATCGTTCAACGATAACGTGCTCGACACCCGGCGGAATAACTACCTGGCTGCCGTTCATTTCGGTAAGGCAGACGATACCTTCGGGATTTCGTTTCTGGATATTTCGACGGGTGAGTTCCTGGCATCGCAGGGTAATTCAGCCTATGTCGATAAACTGTTACAGAGTTTCAACCCATCGGAAGTACTCTATTGCAAACGCAACCGGCAGGAGTTTGGAAGTCTGTTCGGTGATAAGTTTCATACCTACACCCTCGAAGACTGGGCGTTCACGTACGACTTCGGGTATAACTTCCTCAAGCAGCATTTTCAGACAACCTCACTCAAAGGGTTCGGTATCGAAGGTATGCCGGATGGCATTATTGCCGCCGGGGTCATTATGCATTACCTCAACGAAACCGAGCATAAAGACCTACAGCACATCACCCGCGTCACGCGGCTCGAAGAAGATCGGTATGTGTGGCTCGACCGGTTCACCATCCGCAACCTCGAACTGACGGTCGCCCAGCAGGAGGGTGGGGTTCCGCTGATTCAGATTCTCGACCAGACAGTAACGCCTATGGGTGCAAGGCTGCTTCGTAAATGGCTCAGCTTGCCCCTTAAAGAAAAGGCCCTGATCGACGAGCGACTCAATATGGTTGACCTGCTGGTGAACGACCTCGACCTGGCCGACGCAATGGTAAACCACCTGCGGCAAATTGGTGATCTTGAACGACTGGTTTCCAAAGTAGCTGTTCGGCGTATCAGCCCCCGTGAGCTGCTGCAATTGAAACGGTCGCTGCAACACGTGCTGCCCATTAAGGAGTTACTGATTACGGCACTGAGTCAGAATGAATTGGCTGGCCTGCACGCAGGGTCCTTGAAGAAGTATGCCGATCAGCTCAATCCGGTGGCGTTTCTGCTCGACCGGATTGAAACGGAACTCCGCGAAGATCCCCCAACGCTGTCTAACCAAGGCGGTATGATTAAGCCCGGTATCAATGCTGAACTGGATGAACTGACGGCCATTGCGTATTCCGGAAAAGATTACCTGTTGCAATTGCAGGAGCGCGAAGTGCAGCGAACGGGCATTACGTCGCTCAAAATAGCGTACAACAAAGTGTTTGGGTATTATCTGGAAGTAACCCATGCGCATAAAAATCGGGTGCCCGAAGACTGGATTCGCAAACAGACGCTCGTGAACGCAGAGCGTTATATAACGCCCGAACTCAAAGAATACGAAGACAAGATACTGAACGCCGAGGAACAGATTTTTCAGATCGAAGCCCGGATGTTCAATGAACTGGTCATTGCCGCCGGGGAGTACGTTGGTGCCATTCAGCAGAATGCCCGTGTGTTATCCGTTCTCGATGTGCTGGCTTCGTTTGGACGGGTAGCGGTCAAGAACAAATACGTTCGGCCGTCCATCAACGAAAGTAAAGTACTGGACATTAAAGATGGGCGGCATCCGGTTATTGAGCAGCAACTGCCCCCCGGCGAGCCATACATTCCCAACGATGTTTATCTGGACGACGAAACCCAGCAGATCATCATCATTACGGGGCCAAACATGGCCGGTAAATCGGCACTGTTACGACAAACGGCCCTGATTGTTCTTATGGCCCAGTCGGGAAGTTTTGTCCCGGCTTCGTCGGCTGAGATAGGCATTGTCGATAAGATCTTTACCCGCGTGGGGGCGAGCGATAACCTCTCGCGGGGTGAAAGCACGTTTATGGTCGAGATGACCGAAACGGCGAGCATCCTCAACAACCTGAGCGAGCGAAGTCTGATTTTAATGGACGAAATTGGTCGGGGAACGAGTACGTACGATGGTGTGTCGATTGCCTGGTCCATCACCGAATACCTGCACAACAAAACCGACTGCCGACCCAAAACGCTCTTTGCTACACATTACCATGAGTTGAATGACCTGGCCGCTGATAATCACCGTATCCGCAATTATAACGTATCGGTAAAGGAGCTTGGTAACAAGGTAATTTTTCTGCGAAAGCTGAAAGAGGGAGGTTCGGAGCACAGCTTCGGAATCCACGTGGCGCAAATGGCAGGTATGCCCGCCCAGATCGTGAGCCGGGCCAACGAGATTCTGAAACAGCTGGAGTCGTCGCATCAGCGGGAAACAAACAAAGAGAAAATTCGGGAGGCTGTACCTCAGGAGCGGGAGCTGGCCCTGCGCATCATCGAATCGGGCGACCCAAAATCGGAAGCGATCAAAGAGAAACTACGGGCCATCGACGTGAACCGGCTAACGCCCATTGAAGCGTTATTGAAACTGAACGAGTTACTGAAGATGGCGGAGTGA
- a CDS encoding conserved hypothetical protein (KEGG: rpe:RPE_4691 hypothetical protein) has protein sequence MANKTTKTKQKSLAADIVSSIETKLTEAGAASKKVKKSIEKSAEKLAKKLTKLMQKDEKKASKPVKSTEKKVKKDAAKAKKNAEKAEKNAKRTAKKAATLTAVSEAVDTATAPKPTAAPAKPKATPKPPVSKSTRPAQTTAAGTTEKPVEAPTETA, from the coding sequence ATGGCAAATAAGACCACAAAAACGAAACAGAAGTCACTGGCAGCAGATATAGTCAGTTCAATAGAAACCAAACTTACGGAAGCAGGTGCAGCGAGCAAGAAGGTAAAGAAATCCATCGAGAAATCGGCGGAGAAGCTAGCCAAGAAGCTTACCAAGCTTATGCAGAAGGACGAAAAGAAAGCGTCTAAGCCTGTTAAATCAACCGAGAAGAAGGTTAAGAAAGACGCTGCCAAAGCCAAGAAAAATGCGGAGAAAGCAGAAAAAAACGCTAAACGCACAGCTAAGAAAGCAGCTACTCTGACAGCCGTATCAGAAGCTGTTGACACAGCAACAGCGCCTAAACCTACGGCGGCACCTGCTAAACCCAAAGCCACTCCAAAACCTCCAGTGTCAAAATCGACTCGTCCGGCACAAACGACAGCTGCCGGCACGACAGAGAAACCAGTAGAAGCCCCTACAGAAACGGCATAG
- a CDS encoding Rad52/22 double-strand break repair protein (PFAM: Rad52/22 double-strand break repair protein~KEGG: ses:SARI_02675 hypothetical protein): MELNVLTAPLTIHEIEWRVQSQTKDGQKIVVVPYITNRCVMQRFDEQFGWAGWQNEIKEIEGGFLCTITAVLPGGEIVRKTDGASRTSVEPVKGGISDAMKRCAVQFGLGRALYDFPKVLVETTDKYIPNWATPLLDKMVEKINAGGTVRDVVVLKPEHAKPSAKAA; the protein is encoded by the coding sequence ATGGAACTAAACGTATTAACAGCCCCCCTCACCATACACGAGATTGAGTGGCGGGTGCAGAGCCAGACAAAAGATGGTCAGAAGATCGTCGTCGTGCCGTACATCACAAACCGATGTGTCATGCAACGGTTTGACGAGCAGTTCGGCTGGGCGGGTTGGCAAAATGAAATCAAGGAAATAGAAGGCGGTTTTTTGTGTACAATTACTGCAGTATTGCCCGGTGGCGAAATTGTTCGCAAAACCGATGGTGCCAGCCGTACGAGTGTGGAACCCGTGAAAGGGGGTATCAGCGACGCTATGAAACGATGTGCGGTACAGTTCGGTCTTGGTAGGGCACTGTACGATTTTCCGAAAGTGCTGGTCGAAACAACGGACAAATACATTCCCAACTGGGCCACCCCTTTGCTCGATAAAATGGTCGAGAAAATCAATGCTGGCGGCACCGTTCGCGATGTGGTGGTATTAAAACCCGAACACGCTAAACCGTCGGCGAAAGCAGCTTAG
- a CDS encoding membrane-flanked domain protein (PFAM: membrane-flanked domain~KEGG: shm:Shewmr7_0781 membrane-flanked domain): MVSPEPALPLKASFNPIIRTYLLLYVSFFLLISIVGILLLPFWLLGVGQWWSQHYFNNLECELSERSLRFKKGILVQVEKTIPLENIQDVTFVAGPILRYFDLCILKFETAGQSQHQANDMELIGIIDAQAFRTHIIELRQKLMSAKTTHQHATTGQDVLIDIRDTLRDIKQLLQTQQNANRP, translated from the coding sequence ATGGTCTCTCCCGAACCCGCTCTCCCATTAAAAGCCAGCTTTAACCCAATCATTCGGACGTACTTGCTGTTATATGTCTCTTTCTTTTTACTTATATCCATCGTTGGCATTCTACTCCTTCCGTTCTGGCTACTGGGCGTGGGGCAATGGTGGAGTCAGCATTATTTCAACAACCTGGAGTGTGAACTATCCGAGCGGTCGCTACGCTTTAAAAAAGGCATTCTTGTGCAGGTTGAAAAAACGATTCCGCTCGAAAACATACAGGATGTTACCTTTGTGGCCGGCCCGATATTACGCTATTTTGACCTTTGCATACTGAAGTTTGAAACGGCAGGACAAAGTCAGCACCAGGCTAATGATATGGAATTGATCGGCATTATTGACGCCCAGGCCTTTCGGACGCATATCATCGAGTTGCGGCAAAAGTTGATGTCAGCTAAGACAACTCATCAACATGCAACCACCGGCCAGGACGTCCTGATTGACATACGGGATACCCTGCGCGACATTAAACAGCTGCTTCAGACTCAGCAGAATGCCAATCGGCCTTAA